CAGACCTATGACATTGTGGCTGACATATCCTCCCGAATTACAGAGTGTGTTCCTAAATCATAGCCATAACATAAAAATAGCTCAGTGAAAAACAAACTGGTGATGCTCCATGGTGTAAACTCACAGTGTCACTCACATCGTTCTCTAAGTTCACTCATGGTTCCCTCATTGACCAGCAACTACCGCTGGCCCCATGTTTCACGGAGCCCCTGTGCAAAGATGACAAATGAATGGTGTTTGAGGCTGAGCATTGAATACTGTACTTAAAACTACTATTTATATATTCAGAACTAACCTTATTTCATTAGTTTAATACAGTTTGTctaaatcattcactcattaactCAGCAGAGTTTGTAGTTCGTTTGCTGTAATTTATGTTTGTAATTTTGTTGTATTTCAAAAGAACTTTGAAATAAATTATACTCATTTAAGATCATGGACTTCACAGTTTTATACTGAATTTGTACAAAATGTTTCCTATGACTGTGGCTTTCTGTGGAGGCTTTCTAAATCCTGATGTACTGTAGTTGCAGGGAAATTTAACAAGCAATTGGAGGGTTTTTCTTGAAAATTTTACATTAAAGGCACAGAGTAGCAGCATTAGTTGTTGCACTTGTTAGGTGCTTCATGATGTTTTATGAGATGGTGAtgtcaaatgtaaaataaacccAGTCAGTTGGGCCCACCTTgttccctcctcctcctggcTCCTCCTTGTTGTGACGCTtgtgttgtgacatcacagacaCTCTCCTCGTTTCTTAATATTCAGTGAAAACTGTTGTGAGCTGGCAATCGGTTCTAAAGATCAAGTAAACTGCAGAAAACcaggtttaaataaataaattaaaaaaaaacttgtcaCTCTTAGAAGGAGCTGTTTTTGATCAATAAATAATctactattttattatttcttgcTCATATTATGTTTCCTGGCCTATGCCAGATCTAGAATGTAGCAGCATGGGTTATCTTCAATATTCCTAGTTTCACCCAGAAAACCCACAAACCCACATCTGTTTTTACATCGCAGACATGATGCTAATGATCTCTAATGTACCTCCAATGTACCTTTTCTCTGAGAGTGtatgaataaatacacatttaagaaacagtctgtttaataacacttttactaaaaaaaaaaaacaatgttcagCAGGAGCAACAccaacatttaattttatttctataaACATTAACAATAGTTAAATCGATGAACTACTCTGTGATAGTCTAATTTACCCAGacttgtgtatctgtgtttatttaatgtttctcaTCCCTGTTTGGAgctgtctctccgctgctgtGAAGAAACTGAAACAACAGCAGAAAAATAGCAATTACTTTCCCCAGATCATgaatttattcatgttttctCTTCATAAATCACAACCTTCTTCAAAACGTGCGCAGGTGAACCAGTCCCATGTTCCGCTTCCGTAACGGCCACATTTACCTATTAATCATCAATGCAAATAACCtcctgaatatttaaatatgggctTCTCCGTTCATATTTGTGTGAGAGctgtgattctgtgtgagtagTTACACCTGTTTAGGCTTTAGGAACTACTGCTAGCTCAGAATGATTTACTGTCTATTTATTACGAAGTTTAATTGTTTTGAATAGTgccatatattatatatatatatatatatatatatatatatatatatatatatatatacacttgaAATTCTAAACTAAAGCCACAATGGGGAAGTGATGGTGAAGGAGGAAGTCAGAGCATAGAGCAGGAAAGTGATAAACAGAAATGGAACAAACCACAGATAAACACCAACTTAACTTTCAGACACATAGTTAGAACACACAGTGATGTAATTATTGTGCTTAAAGTTCCACAAAAGCATTTTAACAaagattttgtatatttttgtctATATTTCTCTGTTTAAGTGTAGAATTTCTTAAGTTAATTTGTGAACTGTGACTAGTAAAAAATACACTGTAACACAGATGAGATGAGCAAAGTTAATATAactgtatgaatgagtgagttagcAACTGTCCACTCagttttacatttacactgatcTTAAAGATCTGCCAGAGTAAGTATTTACCAATGTTATATTCTATCAGTGTTAATGCTGCCTGCTCTGCTGAGACAGTGCTTTTCAAATCTGTGAatgtttgacagtggcattGTCGTCTTAATGCAAACACAGCATCAGGAGAGCTGCAGTAGTATTAGCATGAAGCTAGCCTGGTTAGCCAGGGTTTGGACCCCCCTGAAGTGGAGGAGAACTGAGAGGTGTCCAGCAATGAAACTTTAGCCAATGTGCTCCATGACACTGTGCTGAGGACCTGTGGTGGACAGCGGCTGCAGCTTGTTTCAGTAACTAACACATCCTTTATAAATTATAACACACTCTAGGTTCATGATTTCCATCGCTGCAGAGAAGTGTGAAATGTTAACAACCTTCCTCTGAGAAGCTCTGTCACCCCCAACAGGGCTTTAGAGGCCAAATGGGCTGGTGTGTCTTTAGGGAGTTGAGTGATGTCATCATATCacttttattcattctgtgGCAGATCTGACATCACATAAACCACACTTAGTCCCACCCACTAAAGTTCCACCAGGAGAAAActtcaaatataatttaaaaaatcccAAAGAGAAAAGTCTGCAtcattctctctgttcctcaagAGCACATTCTTCATAAAATACAAATCCACAATGTCTGGgccctgtctttgttttgttttaattacattgtatTTGTCATGGGGcggcaaggtggtgcagcaggtagtgtcgcagtcacacagctccagggacctggaggttgtgggttcgattcctgcttcgggtgactgtctgtgaggagttggtgtgttctctctgtgtctgtgtgggtttcctccgggtgactgtctgtgaggagtgtggtgtgttctctctgtgtctgtgtgggtttcctccgggtgctccggtttcctcccacagtccaaaaacacacgttgcaggtggattggcaactcaaaagtgtgcgtaggtgtgagtgtgtgagtgaatgtgtgtgtgtctgtgttgccctgtgaaggactggcgccccctccagggtgtattcccgccttgtgcccaatgattccaggtaggctctggacccaccgcgaccctgaactggataagggttacagataatgaatgaatgaatgtatttatctTTGTCTTTATGAGTTAGAAAGAAATAATGAAAGCCTCTTGGGGTGTTTTCACAGTTATTTTAATGAACCAAACGGACAGAGGAGGGATTATTCAGAGCTTCCTTCTTACTTCTAAAAGCGAAGCTTCTCATAAACTGTAACATGGCGCTGATGCTCCAGCTGATCTTCACTCTGTTCACTCTGAGCTCCAACACAGGTAAGAACTGAACATCTCTGAAATGAATCTCTGAAGTGTTTAGTGTCTGAGTAATGTATCATTTCTGAGGAGGGTCAGTTTTACAGACGGTGCTGACGATGTTGACACTTCATGACACTGCTGTGTAGAGGTTGGGCTTAAACTAAATGATATTTTAAACTCaataacaaattaaacacaTGTTAAATTACAGTTAACACACAGTCAGATGGAGTAGTGTGTGAAGATGTTTACTTGATgaataagtgaaaataaataaacacttcctctacacagaacacacttctgcacattaATGTACatatgatttgatttgatttatttatatttgtatatgtttaattttatttgaagCACTTTAGAATAAAATGTGGACTGTACAAATATGTAGAGAAATGTTTTAAtacctttttctttatttttaatgtcaaacacaaacagaacccGAGCACTGAACCTGATAAACAGGGCCATATTTACTTCTATTCTTTTCAAATTAGAACATCAGCAAATATTTCACTGGAACAAAGGTGTACAGCTGTAACCTAAAGAAGAGAGCGCTGACCTGACTGAAGTAAACCTAGGTTTAAACCTAAGcctaataattaaatatcatgTGCTGTAATGTTTAAAGGCAGAATTTTCCACAGTTGTTTCTCACTTCACCTGCTGAGTGTCAATCTGAACAAACAGCTGTAGACTAAATAAAGAGACACTGTTCACTAGTTGAATACCTTTAACAGGACTAACATGTATTTAATATGGAATTACATTCACAAATGAATCATTATTATTGGTACTAAACATCtaagatacatttttaaatgaaagcaaTTTTACTGCTGTATTAACTTAGAGTACCTgagtaattattaattaaaggtattttctttctctacagagtgcagtgatgtgtttgtgtcGGTTGGTGACTCAGTTCAGCTGCACACACAGGAGCCTGTACCACAGTTTAGAATATTTATCTGGAAGTTTAAAACTGAATATGTTCTACAGTACTATAACTTACCAGGATATCACAGAATTGAACCCTCGGCCAGTTATAAAGACAGAGTGGAGTTCAATAATGAAACCTACAGCCTGACACTGAAGAACTTACAGAAGACTGATAATGGACCCTATGAAGCGATAGCAGCACGTGACAAAGAGACAGTAGTTGCAGTGTATAATCTCTCAGTGTTGGGTAAGTGTTACAGAATATCAGTGAACACTGTTGTTGTTACAGCACTGCACTTTCAGCACACACTGGGCCTGTGGAGACTGAAGATCTCATACAAAAAGAGGAAATATTGtacaaatgaacaaattcaATTTCAAAGAGGATAGTGTTATAAATCCATAGTAAAATAGCATTATTATTAAAGCACTAGTGTATCAGAActtgtgtaatatttatttatacatccCCTGAACCAACTCAAATATCTGTATAAACACTCTgggtaaatatgtaaatacaaaatatattattattatatataaatatgtattctttttaaatatatgaagtAAATCATGTGTCTGgtgttttgttcattaaattaTGACTTACAAAGCTTTAGCGTTTTAGTAACAAACTAAACTCAActcatttacagtaaatacattCACTGCATTTTTACAGGAACGGCTGTAAATCAGTGTACAGAATACTGCAGTGATTGTGTACAGAGCAGAAACTGTCAAGAATaaaattactgtaaaaatacacaatgtgTATTCTTTTCTGATGAACACAAAAGAAGTCCAAATCTACATTTAGAATTTCAATCATTAATACACTtcattaaaacaaacataatGCAAAATATGGATAAATCACAGGTACACTGTTACATGTgtcaaataatttatattttaatttgcacTTTATATTTTTGACCTTATGATGTTTGagtaatgggcggcacggtggcgcagtcacacagctccaggggcctggaggttgtgggttcgattcccgctccgggtgactgtctgtgaggagttggtgtgttctccccgtgtccgcgtgggtttcctccgggtgctccggtttcctcccacagtcctaaaaaaaaacacacgttgcaggtggattggcgactccaaagtgtccgtgtgtgaatgtgtgtgtgtctgtgttgccctgtgaaggactggcgtcccctccagggtgtattcccgccttgcgcccgatgattccaggtaggctctggaccccccgcgaccctaaattggataagcggttacagataatggatggatgtttgagtaggttttctttttttaaaccaaaaaaaCTATCAAATTATTttccaattaaatatattatatatcctTGTCATGTTTTGTCTGGTTTTGTCAAGTGTTAATGTTAACATCCCGTACCGTGTTTCTCTAGACATGCCCTACACCTGTGAGCATTTCCAGGCCATGTGACTAACTCATAGGTGTTTACTGTTATCTGCAGGTTTAAatccctgtgtctctgtctcaggCCTTGTCAGTCATTGTGTCAGTCATCTCACATGCATCCACATGTCTTTACAATCGACAGCATTACAGTAGGATTACTAGAAAAAATTGCCCAAATCTTAATAATACTTaagaaaattaaattatattgcaTGACTTTAACCagggggtggcacagtggcacagcaggtagtgtcgcggtcacacagctccatatacatatataatttaattttcttAAGTATTATTAAGATTTGGGCAATTTTTTCTAGTAATCCTACTGTAATGCTGTCGATTGCAAAGACATGTGGATGCATGTGAGATGGAGGTTgtgggaggttgtgggttcgatgggttcctggaagttgtgggttcgattcccactccgggtgactgtctgtgaggagtgtggtgtgttctctctgtgtctgcgtgggtttcctccgggtgactgtctgtgaggagtgtggtgtgttctccttgtgtctgcgtgggtttcctccaggtgactgtctgtgaggactgtggtgtgttctccctgtgtctgcgtgggtttcctccgggtgactgtctgtgaggagtgtggtgtgttctccttgtgtctgcgtgggtttcctccaggtgactgtctgtgaggagagtggtgtgttctccgtgtgtctgcgtgggtttcctccagatgactgtctgtaaggagtgtggtgtgttctccctgtgtctgtgtgggtttcctccgggtgactgtctgtgaggagtgtggtgtgttctccctatatctgtgtgggtttcctccgggtgactgtctgtgaggagtgtggtgtgttctccctgtgtctgcgtgggtttcctccgggtgactgtctgtgaggagtgtggtgtgttctccttgtgtctgcgtgggtttcctccaggtgactgtctatgaggagagtggtgtgttctccgtgtgtctgcgtgggtttcctccggatgactgtctgtaaggagtgtggtgtgttctccctgtgtctgtgtgggtttcctccgggtgactgtctgtgaggagtgtggtgtgttctccctatgtctgtgtgggtttcctccgggtgactgtctgtgaggagtgtggtgtgttctccctgtgtctgcgtgggtttcctccgggtgactgtctgtgaggagtgtggtgtgttctccctgtgtctgcgtgggtttccttcgggtgactgtctgtgaggagtgtggtgtgtgctccctgtgtctgcgtgggtttcctccgggtgactgtctgtgaggagtgtgttatgttctctctgtgtctgtgtgggtttcctccgggtgatccggtttcctcccacgctccaaaaacacatgatagtaggtggattggtgactcaaaagtgtccgtagatgtaagtgtgtgcgttgccctgtgaaggactggcgccccctccagggtgtattcctgcattgcacccaatgattccaggtaggctctggatccactgcgaccctgaactggataagggttacagataatgaatgagtgaaggaatgaatgaatgaaaatggaaCCTTTTTCTTCCCTTAGAAGGACATGCCCAAATCCTAAAGTTTAAGGTCTGTGCTGTGACCAAGTAGCTATTTTAAGGAATTTTGGCAAAAGGCAGCTTGTTTAACCCTAATTAATAAATTAGTTCTCTTGTGTCCATGAATAAGAGAAAGTGTGAATTGTAAATAATTGACTCAAAGTAATATTTACTTTTACCCATGGCCCATTTTACCTCTGCCCTCCCACGACACAGAAACAGTACAGAAATTACAGTTGAATCTAGCCTGTAAacatatcaaaaaaaaaaaaaaaaaaagctatattttaaattgtagcAGCACAATTTGAATAATTCAAACCCTGACCTTGCACAGGTAATGAGACCAATAGCCCAATGTGGCAGCAAGTCAGGTTTGTATTGTTGGATGTTTTTCCAGATAATAAAAACCTATGATTAAATGTTTtctacataaacatttataaagcgATATACAAATGATAGTTTTTCATAGATGGTATTTTCAtgggaaaataaaatgttaaatagaAACACTTTTCAACTCAATTTTTGTGTGGCATCTAGTGTGAAATAACAAGCATAGGGCAATGGTTATAATGTGCCATTTCTGGTGTGAAATTCACATATCTCATCAGGCCAAATTTGGGTATGCCCCACATTCACTGACCACAGAACTTACAAAAAGAGGAACTGAACCAAGGCCTGAAGACAGAAAAAACAATTCTTAGGTTtctgtaaatgttaataatacatttcaGACTTTGCTGGCTGATAACATACCTCCTTTAAACATGGCACAGCATGATATAAGAAGGCATGCAATCACAGTACATTTCTCTGTTATGCTGGTGATCGTCAATAACATTAACGAGCATAATTGTAACAATCTATTTTAAGCTGTATTAATTTCATATATTAATTTCATATATTAATTTCATATacgggacctggaggttgtgggttcgattcccatgtGTGTTTGATTTCACATGATAGCTACCTTTGAAGTTTATCCAGTTCTTAAAAGGAATCCAGTGGAAGCTTTACAAAACTGATGTATTTGATGATGTAACAGCATATGATTCAGAAGAGAAGGAGCAAATTTTGGCAACATCTCAAGCTTGTGAATGGAAGAACGGCAAGAAgggaataaaataaattcaatgTGATTTTCATTAAGATCTGAttcagagaaaacaaaaagtcatcactattttaatgtattagtaattattaatgtttaattcagttttctttatatttaaactTTTAAGAGGtggtcacagaaacacaaactagAACAAAACTGAACAGAACTTGAACAGGAACAAAAGGGAATAGCCGTGAAGCAGTGTAGACATATACAGAAACACTCAGGCATAAAagcacacatctacacacaagacCAGGGAGCACTGAAACCTTTATTCTCTTGTTGTCTCTGTATTACAATTATTCATGTTTCTGTATTTTCCTCCATCTgtcattgttttctttattttagtgACCTGAGAAGTTTGATAtcctatataaaatatatatgacaGTGCACATCTTATTCTTTGGTATCTGTCAGATTTTGTTTTGTAGTTATTTCCTGGTCAGTTCATGCTTATCCTGTCTGTGCATTTAgtctttgtattttttgttttaataatgtttttgtttatttattgcattGTCTTTGACTTATCTAGTTTTCTTCTCTCCCTGTCTTGTGTTAGTCTCTGCTGACCTTAGTTCTGGGTTTTTGTTTTATACTGGtttcttatttacatatgtttttgTTACTTTTTTCTTGTTTCCTTGGTTCTACTCTTAGAAATGGTCTTTAGTTTTTCTGTGAACATTTAATGTTCACAGAACACTGGCCACATTTAATGCTTTATGTCTTCCATGTGAAATTCAGGGAAAAAAACATATGAAATGTGCAGCTAGGCATTAGTGCAAGGCATTTGGCTCTAGACTACTTCTGTCCTGAACATTCAAGTTAAAAAAGGCGGTCCTAAACATGAGCCTTTTTCAGTTTCCCTAAATGTGTTTCCTCAATTTACTCAAAGCAAAATGGCAAGGGTCCAGCAGCTTACCATTCTTCTCACATCTTTTGCAGTCTCAGTCAGTGGTAAGACTCTCACCTTCTCACCTCCCTTCAGTTAATAATTAACAAAGCTTTGTCTCTGTATACACTTGCAATCCACCTTGTGACTTACAATTTTCAAGAGAAAAGGTTGGGTTTTTCAAATTGCTGGAGATTCTTTAAGTAAATACGTCCAGAATCACTAATAGATGAAAATTAAGAGTGGTCAGAGATATCACAGAATATTATTATATGTTCCAATAGAACTTTGTGTGAAACATTAAACCAGTTGTAGATTTTGGCTGTTGGGATGTAGTTTGGATGTTAATATCCATTGTGGTTGCTAATGTGTATCTAGGCTTTTGCCATGGTATCCCATATCATCACAATTTTTGTTTGGCTTTTACAATGGTGTTCTTAGATATGGTATCAGACATGATTGCTAAGATGTTGCCTTGCCTGTTGCTATATACAAGGTGGATTTTAACGTGTTGGTTAACACTTGTTGTATCCAAGTGGCTGCTAAAAtgtttctagatacccaagaaCACTTTACAATCAGCACTCAACATTCAgcccacacacactggtgagaagtagcagccaaacgtgcacagtgtactctcaaccaggaatgaccattcacctggaggactgcattgggcaTTAGAGAGTCACCCAGGATAGTGCACCAATCCATatcagggcacacacacattcactcattcactcacatacatgcaaacattttacatacacactcattcactcacaccaggacagatcagagtagccaattcacctaatctccatgtttttagactgtgggagaaaaccagacaTCCCatgcagaggaaacccatgcagacacagggagaacatggaaactgaATAtgaaaactccacccagatgggacacaagatcccagtgctgggaggcaaATGAGGGAACTCACATGTATTTACTACATTGTTGCTAAGCCATTACTACAGTACCTTAGGTGGCTGCTAAATTGTTGCTAAGGTTTTGCTTAGCAGCTCCTATGTTATCCATGGTTGTTGCTAAGCTGTTGCTAGGCCATTGCTATGTGATCCCAGGTAGTTGCTAAGGTGTTACTAAGCTGGTGCCTAGCTATCCCTGTTGGTCAAAAGTGTAGCTAGGTGGTGGCTATGGTATTAAAGTGAGATGAACATTGATGCTAGACCTCTACTATTGTATgttaggtggttgctaaggtgttgctttCCTGCTACTATAATATCCCATGTAGTTACTGagatgttagtaggtggatgaTATTGTGTTCAGTTTGGTTACTAAGATGCTCAAAGTAGTTGTTAGGTATTATTAGGTTATTAATTTGGTATTTCAGTTTGTTGGTGTAATGAAGCAGGACTGGAGGCAAATGCAAGCTGTATTTACTGACAAGTCTGTGgtgaaaatcaaacaaatataataaaataaaatttaatttaattcattcaatcaatatctgtaactgcttatcaagttcagggtcatggtgggtccagagcctacccggaaacactgggcaaaaagtgggaatacaccatggagggagTGCCAGCCAGTCACAGGGCACcccacactcacatactcacacttgtggacatttttgagtcaccaacccacATACCaaggtgtttttggactgtaggaggaaactggaacactcaaaggaaacctacacagacagaaggagaatacaccacactcctcacagacagtcccaggtccctgaagctgtgtaacAGAGTCAGtacaaaattatataaatagcGGATGtagatagccaatcagaatggtACTACCAGAATCCTGACACTGCAAGTATCAGACTCTCCTTGGGGAGTAGCGTCTTGTGGCTGAGACTAGCAACAAACAGCAATTCAGGGCAAACACAACGGTAAACAAAGGGGTATTTAAGCAAGAACACAAACAAGATACAGCTAGGAGATATGATGAGAGGTGCAGGGCTACAGCGTACACAGATGTTGGACAGGAATTCCAGTAGGAGTGTTCCTGTAAGGACAAATTTTTAAAGCAAATAACATACATTGTTtcagttaaaaatgtaaaagcatcTTGTGTGGATGTATGTCATATGGTACTGTAAAACATTCATTGTTTTATActtttgatgttgttttttttttttttttgcatagtaAGCcatcataataaaataataataataataataattataacaaataCACTTATTTGTTGATgcttaataaaatattctaCATTTTAGCAGAATATGGTTTAATATGGAGTTAAATTACAAAACCTTTCTTGCACTGATGGTGGACTTCCATCCAAAATGTCTAAATTGTGTGTGAAGGCAGAATGTTTTGAACCACTCCTAATCCTAAAATAAACTTCAGTCGCGCTCAAGGTTTTATTAgtaattcttaaaatatataaaagactACAACATAAACTGTAACAATACATATGCGATATAAAACACTAAACATGAAATCAAATCAACTGAAATGATGAGAAAATAACCAAACGATttgtctctcttctttctccacAGTGTCCAGTGACATGTCTGTGCTGATTGGTAAATCTGTTCAGCTCCAGATACAGCCTCCTGTACCAGAGTTTAGAACCTTTTACTGGGACTTTAATGGAACTAAAAATATTCTagaatattctaaaatatttaaacaaatcatACTCTCTACCCGTTATAAAGGGAGAGTAGAGTTCAATAATGAAACCTACAGCCTGACACTGAAGAACTTACAGAAGACTGATAGTGGACTCTATGAAGCAAAAACAGTAGGTGACAACAAAAACATAGTTGCCACGTACACACTATCAGTGTTGGGTAAGTTTTATAA
This window of the Hoplias malabaricus isolate fHopMal1 chromosome Y, fHopMal1.hap1, whole genome shotgun sequence genome carries:
- the LOC136678857 gene encoding SLAM family member 9-like produces the protein MALMLQLIFTLFTLSSNTECSDVFVSVGDSVQLHTQEPVPQFRIFIWKFKTEYVLQYYNLPGYHRIEPSASYKDRVEFNNETYSLTLKNLQKTDNGPYEAIAARDKETVVAVYNLSVLVSSDMSVLIGKSVQLQIQPPVPEFRTFYWDFNGTKNILEYSKIFKQIILSTRYKGRVEFNNETYSLTLKNLQKTDSGLYEAKTVGDNKNIVATYTLSVLDPVEAPVLIYQLNKETFNITVSCRNHHLSINSSCDKETCEERKKTAVGGFALSLFVSNCVIICNHSNPVSWKMDVLEMEKLKLDCFNEDSVSPSAGVSVCLLKIVLFSTALILMVSAVITVHIRGRLRKSS